The Haloarchaeobius amylolyticus genome window below encodes:
- a CDS encoding NAD-binding protein, with protein MVSLPEPLRRLDPSRRIRHVIYYLTGLVALVLLYTLAYNYALARLEGVDQSIFASFEFVIQTMTTTGYGQDSDLWSHPLMFLFVAAIQLSGIAIGFFTLRLIIIPLFTGAEVNLDDRLSRKNDHVVICEYRRDSAVLLDELRELGIDYVLISSSRENAEELSNRGYAAIHGSPQETETFERASIDTARAVITDAGDANVNTILTVKSVRPEVEVIALTDDSEMADVLRAVGADTVLSPHGVLGHRLAEKAVATFSADLRDTIEIGGDTRLMELPVSDTSELVGRKIREARVRERTGATIVGAWIDGELQLPPSPDAVVKQNTVLLVSGEERALEQLSEFIRPPRSFTEHERFVLVGLGEVGHAARSVIQEAGGEVVTVDVADRPEVDVVGDGGSRAVLREAGVEEAGAIIVGVPDDSAALLTTVLAQSLNPDIEVLVRVSDADTTQKAFTAGADYVLSVPRVSARMVAKELRGEDVLAPASQIRLVRVPTSPFAGSTLAGSNIYEQTGCRVIAIEDAAGQTVPVDPGREFTGDERMTIVGSDEAVQRFLKRFDVSPTEFR; from the coding sequence ATGGTCTCGCTCCCAGAACCGCTTCGCAGACTGGACCCGAGCCGCCGCATCCGCCACGTCATCTACTACCTCACCGGCCTCGTGGCGCTCGTGTTGCTGTACACCCTGGCGTACAACTACGCGCTGGCACGCCTGGAGGGCGTCGACCAGTCCATCTTCGCGTCGTTCGAGTTCGTCATCCAGACGATGACGACCACCGGGTACGGGCAGGACTCGGACCTCTGGAGCCACCCACTGATGTTCCTGTTCGTCGCCGCGATACAGCTCTCGGGTATCGCCATCGGCTTCTTCACGCTCCGGCTCATCATCATCCCGCTGTTCACCGGGGCCGAGGTCAACCTCGACGACCGGCTCAGCCGCAAGAACGACCACGTCGTCATCTGCGAGTACCGCCGCGACTCCGCGGTGTTGCTCGACGAACTCCGTGAACTCGGCATCGACTACGTCCTCATCTCCTCCTCGCGGGAGAACGCGGAGGAGCTCTCGAACCGCGGGTACGCCGCCATCCACGGCTCCCCGCAGGAGACGGAGACGTTCGAGCGAGCCAGCATCGACACCGCGCGGGCGGTCATCACCGACGCCGGCGACGCGAACGTCAACACGATACTCACCGTCAAGTCGGTCCGCCCCGAGGTCGAGGTCATCGCGCTGACCGACGACAGCGAGATGGCGGACGTCCTGCGGGCGGTCGGTGCGGACACCGTGCTGTCGCCACACGGCGTGCTGGGACACCGCCTCGCGGAGAAGGCTGTCGCGACGTTCAGTGCCGACCTCCGGGACACCATCGAGATCGGCGGCGACACGCGGCTGATGGAGCTGCCGGTCTCGGACACCAGCGAACTGGTCGGCCGCAAGATACGCGAGGCGAGGGTCAGGGAACGGACCGGCGCCACCATCGTCGGGGCCTGGATCGACGGCGAGTTACAGCTCCCGCCGAGCCCGGACGCGGTCGTCAAGCAGAACACCGTCCTGCTGGTGTCGGGCGAGGAGCGGGCCCTCGAGCAACTGAGCGAGTTCATCCGCCCGCCACGGTCGTTCACGGAGCACGAGCGGTTCGTCCTCGTCGGGCTGGGCGAGGTGGGTCACGCCGCCAGGTCGGTCATCCAGGAGGCCGGCGGCGAGGTCGTCACGGTCGACGTGGCGGACCGGCCCGAGGTGGACGTGGTCGGTGACGGCGGGTCCCGGGCGGTCCTCCGGGAGGCGGGCGTCGAGGAGGCCGGGGCTATCATCGTCGGCGTCCCGGACGATTCGGCCGCGCTCCTCACGACGGTCCTCGCACAGTCGCTCAACCCCGATATCGAGGTGCTGGTGCGCGTCAGCGACGCGGACACCACCCAGAAGGCGTTCACCGCCGGTGCCGACTACGTCCTGTCGGTGCCGCGGGTGAGCGCCAGGATGGTCGCGAAGGAGCTCCGCGGCGAGGACGTGCTGGCCCCGGCGAGCCAGATCCGGCTCGTCCGCGTGCCGACCAGTCCCTTCGCCGGGTCGACGCTCGCGGGCTCGAACATCTACGAGCAGACCGGCTGCCGGGTCATCGCCATCGAGGACGCGGCCGGCCAGACGGTGCCGGTCGACCCGGGGCGGGAGTTCACCGGCGACGAGCGGATGACCATCGTCGGGTCCGACGAGGCGGTCCAGCGGTTCCTCAAGCGGTTCGACGTGTCGCCGACGGAGTTCCGGTGA
- a CDS encoding carbohydrate kinase family protein, whose protein sequence is MDVFVAGGCSYDTIVYLEEFPRSPGTRTARGFQETVGSTGVGKSLNLGRLGVDVTFHGLVGDDRYGEAIAETFVDEPVTFLSDGDPNGTERHVNLMDADGERISIFVVEPTPDPDIDYDRLEDQVARSDVAIVNPVDYTRPLLAAAERHDTPVWCDVHDYDGEDPHFDEFVAAADRLFLSDAGLADPREFMREQVAAGTDLVVCTRGGDGSIAHTGDGEWVEVPAGEFEVVDTNGAGDAYVAGFCYGHAQGESVETCMRLGTLAGGLAVESWDLANPALSPDRLAAAFDRRYDDG, encoded by the coding sequence ATGGACGTCTTCGTCGCCGGCGGCTGCTCGTACGACACCATCGTCTACCTCGAGGAGTTCCCCCGGAGCCCGGGGACCCGAACCGCCCGTGGCTTCCAGGAGACCGTCGGCTCGACCGGCGTCGGCAAGTCGCTGAACCTCGGGCGCCTCGGCGTGGACGTGACGTTCCACGGGCTGGTCGGCGACGACCGGTACGGGGAAGCCATCGCGGAGACCTTCGTCGACGAGCCGGTGACCTTCCTCTCCGACGGGGACCCGAACGGGACCGAGCGCCACGTGAACCTGATGGACGCCGACGGGGAGCGTATCAGCATCTTCGTGGTGGAGCCGACGCCGGACCCGGACATCGACTACGACCGGCTCGAGGACCAGGTCGCCCGGAGCGACGTGGCCATCGTCAACCCCGTCGACTACACCCGACCGCTGCTCGCGGCGGCCGAGCGCCACGACACGCCCGTCTGGTGCGACGTCCACGACTACGACGGCGAGGACCCGCACTTCGACGAGTTCGTCGCGGCCGCGGACCGCCTGTTCCTGAGCGACGCGGGGCTGGCCGACCCCCGCGAGTTCATGCGCGAACAGGTCGCCGCCGGGACCGACCTCGTCGTCTGCACCCGGGGTGGCGACGGCTCCATCGCGCACACCGGCGACGGCGAGTGGGTCGAGGTCCCCGCCGGGGAGTTCGAGGTCGTGGACACGAACGGCGCGGGCGACGCCTACGTCGCCGGGTTCTGCTACGGCCACGCCCAGGGCGAGTCCGTCGAGACCTGCATGCGGCTCGGGACGCTCGCGGGCGGCCTCGCGGTCGAGTCGTGGGACCTCGCCAACCCCGCCCTCTCCCCCGACCGACTGGCGGCCGCGTTCGACCGGCGGTACGACGACGGGTGA
- the mobA gene encoding molybdenum cofactor guanylyltransferase has translation MSRDGATTTGVVLAGGDSTRFGQAEKATATVAGRAMVDHAVAAHHEATGHRVVVAGGSPAKCDRLAPAIDAPVTFVTDPPGFGGPLAGLVAAARTVRTPTVVVSACDMPLVSPGPLRWLTRVWHRCPAAVDAVVPRDETGTSQPLLGLYDAAVLADPPVGGDASLREVLDALTVQHVSPADEPAGCSLARATTNVNTARELAALAREAGGLDGEGARAGCRC, from the coding sequence GTGAGCCGGGACGGGGCCACGACCACCGGGGTCGTCCTCGCCGGCGGCGACAGCACCCGGTTCGGGCAGGCCGAGAAGGCGACGGCGACGGTCGCCGGGCGGGCGATGGTCGACCACGCCGTCGCGGCGCACCACGAGGCGACCGGCCACCGGGTGGTCGTCGCCGGCGGCTCCCCCGCGAAGTGCGACCGACTCGCGCCAGCTATCGACGCGCCCGTCACGTTCGTCACCGACCCGCCGGGGTTCGGCGGCCCTCTCGCGGGGCTCGTCGCCGCGGCTCGCACGGTCCGGACGCCGACGGTCGTCGTGTCCGCCTGCGATATGCCACTCGTCTCGCCGGGACCGCTCCGGTGGCTCACCCGGGTCTGGCACCGATGTCCGGCTGCGGTCGACGCCGTGGTTCCCCGGGACGAGACCGGCACGAGTCAGCCACTCCTCGGGCTCTACGACGCGGCGGTCCTCGCCGACCCCCCGGTCGGTGGCGACGCGAGTCTCCGGGAGGTGCTGGACGCGCTGACCGTCCAGCACGTCTCGCCGGCCGACGAACCGGCCGGGTGCTCGCTCGCCAGGGCGACGACCAACGTCAACACGGCCCGCGAACTCGCCGCGCTGGCGCGCGAGGCGGGCGGACTGGACGGCGAGGGAGCGAGGGCGGGCTGTCGGTGCTGA
- a CDS encoding Mrp/NBP35 family ATP-binding protein, producing MSDDATASDLRDSLRRVADPDLDADVLTTGLVREVTVEDDTAHLDLALGAVHAPTDQRLADEVRGVVREAGLEPHLTATPERAPGADSVLPGVDAVIAVASGKGGVGKSTVASNLAAGLADRGASVGLFDADVYGPNAPRMLGTDATPEVETVDGERRLVPPENHGVTVASVGSLVGDDEPVIWRGPMAHSALTDLLDDVAWGRLDYLVVDLPPGTGDAQLSVLQSLPVTGAVVVTTPQSVATDDTRRSMRAFGEFDTPVLGVVENMRTFVCPDCGSAHDVFGSGGGESLADATDLPYLGSLPLDPAVREGGDDGTPVVLGEGESAEPFRDLTARIADQVSLLRRHRRMKNVADPPEVTP from the coding sequence ATGAGTGACGACGCAACCGCTTCCGACCTGCGGGACAGCCTCCGTCGCGTCGCGGACCCCGACCTCGACGCCGACGTGCTGACGACCGGCCTCGTCCGCGAGGTGACCGTCGAGGACGACACGGCCCACCTCGACCTCGCACTCGGGGCCGTCCACGCGCCGACCGACCAGCGCCTCGCCGACGAGGTCCGCGGGGTCGTCCGCGAGGCCGGGCTGGAGCCACACCTGACGGCGACGCCCGAGCGCGCACCCGGCGCGGACTCGGTGCTGCCCGGGGTCGACGCCGTCATCGCGGTCGCCTCCGGCAAGGGCGGCGTCGGGAAGTCGACCGTCGCCTCGAACCTCGCGGCCGGGCTCGCGGACCGCGGGGCCAGCGTCGGGCTGTTCGACGCCGACGTGTACGGCCCGAACGCGCCCCGGATGCTCGGGACGGACGCGACGCCAGAGGTCGAGACGGTCGACGGCGAGCGACGCCTCGTCCCGCCCGAGAACCACGGCGTGACGGTCGCCAGCGTCGGCTCGCTGGTCGGCGACGACGAGCCCGTCATCTGGCGCGGGCCGATGGCCCACAGCGCCCTGACCGACCTGCTCGACGACGTGGCCTGGGGCCGCCTCGACTACCTCGTCGTGGACCTGCCGCCGGGGACCGGCGACGCCCAGCTCTCGGTGCTGCAGAGCCTCCCCGTGACGGGCGCCGTCGTCGTGACGACCCCCCAGTCGGTCGCCACCGACGACACCCGGCGGAGCATGCGGGCCTTCGGCGAGTTCGACACGCCGGTCCTCGGCGTGGTCGAGAACATGCGGACGTTCGTCTGCCCGGACTGCGGGAGCGCCCACGACGTGTTCGGGTCGGGTGGCGGCGAGTCCCTCGCGGACGCGACCGACCTGCCCTACCTCGGGTCGCTCCCGCTCGACCCGGCGGTCCGCGAGGGCGGCGACGACGGGACGCCGGTCGTCCTCGGCGAGGGCGAGTCGGCCGAGCCCTTCCGGGACCTCACGGCCCGTATCGCCGACCAGGTGAGCCTGCTCCGGCGCCACCGCCGGATGAAGAACGTCGCCGACCCGCCCGAGGTGACGCCGTGA
- a CDS encoding TorD/DmsD family molecular chaperone translates to MSAVTAPGDDLPATDPQVLRARARTYDLLAACLDGDVDVLAGAIEDGDFARLSAALPVDLAPDFDENPDRDALAVGYDNLFVVPGPHYVPPFASAHATDPSADYESDSAYHAGDAGGELLGDPAEAVARLYTAAGFEPTRGDAIPDHVAAVFEFLAALAATEADRREAGRREDADGLRQLQRLALDRLGWLDTFHEQVREADSVEGTFARLVGVARTFAAWDARAGVGAADEPEPTAAVDSRHDSHE, encoded by the coding sequence ATGAGCGCGGTCACCGCCCCCGGCGACGACCTGCCGGCGACCGACCCACAGGTGCTCCGGGCGCGCGCCCGGACCTACGACCTGCTCGCGGCCTGCCTCGACGGTGACGTCGACGTCCTCGCGGGTGCCATCGAGGACGGCGACTTCGCCCGGCTCTCGGCCGCGCTCCCGGTCGACCTCGCCCCCGACTTCGACGAGAATCCCGACCGCGACGCGCTCGCGGTCGGCTACGACAACCTGTTCGTCGTGCCGGGGCCGCACTACGTCCCGCCGTTCGCCTCGGCACACGCCACGGACCCGTCGGCCGACTACGAGTCCGATTCGGCCTACCACGCCGGCGACGCGGGCGGGGAGCTGCTCGGCGACCCCGCCGAGGCGGTCGCCCGGCTGTACACCGCCGCGGGCTTCGAGCCGACCCGGGGGGACGCCATCCCCGACCACGTCGCGGCCGTGTTCGAGTTCCTCGCCGCACTCGCGGCGACCGAAGCCGACCGGCGCGAGGCGGGCCGGCGCGAGGACGCAGACGGCCTGCGTCAGCTCCAGCGCCTCGCGCTCGACCGGCTCGGCTGGCTCGACACCTTCCACGAGCAGGTCCGCGAGGCGGACAGCGTCGAGGGCACCTTCGCCCGGCTCGTCGGCGTCGCCCGGACCTTCGCGGCGTGGGACGCCCGGGCCGGCGTCGGTGCCGCAGACGAGCCCGAACCGACCGCAGCAGTCGACAGCCGACACGATTCCCATGAGTGA
- a CDS encoding molybdopterin-dependent oxidoreductase, with protein MSSTDDPDTDPDADASLTRRDFVKVAGGIGAVAAGATASVNLDTTDLWTDDAEHYVGDDFGDYGADDVLYTTCGQCNTFCPIKVRLADGSETGEYSSLVRKLAGNPYSFLNTQPFAQVPYESDPEAVATGDLEGTGDVDTDRWSVSGGRMCLKGQAGIQTAFDAYRVRKPMKRVGPRGSGEWRTISWEQAIEEIVEGDDDLGHPGLRDMWAFAPKEEVMRDWEAVQNDEMAKADFDEKWGDVLIDTDHPDLGPKANQIVDVGGFRRNFIRARLWKQGLGSVNSIHHAGTCGFSSVMGNVRSFGGKKKRQFADIENCEYLLVWGTNPMVANKGPTWLAPKLTNAIQDGMRMDVVDPRLSKTAEKAETWVPVEPGADGALAMGMARWILEHDRHDVEYLRNPSKPAAAADDEPTWSDATHLVRVDAEAGPKARAADLGLVDSDAETADEFVVVDAETGEPVPASEAEAGVLDVDLEVDGERVRSAWSLYRERVFEHTVEEYAEMAGVEPDTIAEVADEFTSHGKRAAIMAYRGPAKHSNGFHNQRAIATLQHLIGNYDWKGGQITPYAGYSTMSGRYQLGAVPDGHSPWGIPLLRGGVNYEDTSLFERDDGYPAKRPWFPVAPPYAAQEVYGSATDEYPYPIEALFIRPYSNNHVMAAAGGDQIPAVLEDTDAIPLVVASDTVIGETSKYADYILPEPTYLERWENFGTYPNKRLADEKISQPTVRVVPDARPFEDVLVDIWKELDLPGVGEDAIPDAEGDLWPLHQAEDFYLKLVANIAYDREPVADATDAELETFRTAHEKGLGDYFDLDRWKQAVEPDEWRKVVTVLNRGGRFEAPVEDYGDAFAEHGFDYDYADRYDDRSNAYDGEHMRYKLGARADFYSEVVPKGKHAYTGERFDPLPRVADVRHYDGSVQAGVVSDEEPDRPLRLINWKPRTQGMHRTQNSPWLRETRPENPLWLNPADATERDIENGDHIEIDAGRRTVEGVAMVTSGIRPGVVGAMWGWGREGDGAVAETVDGETREPAGRDGTTPYRFAEPMHEDAGYAKGRDAGFAINHLQPLDAELGDIGMSDLIGGSNAQYDAFVEVRKRGDGE; from the coding sequence ATGAGTTCGACCGACGACCCGGACACCGACCCCGACGCAGACGCATCGCTCACGCGGCGCGACTTCGTGAAGGTCGCCGGCGGTATCGGCGCCGTCGCGGCCGGCGCGACCGCGTCCGTGAACCTCGACACGACCGACCTCTGGACCGACGACGCCGAGCACTACGTCGGTGACGACTTCGGCGACTACGGCGCCGACGACGTGCTCTACACCACCTGCGGGCAGTGCAACACCTTCTGCCCCATCAAGGTCCGGCTGGCCGACGGGAGCGAGACGGGCGAGTACAGCTCGCTGGTCCGCAAGCTCGCGGGCAACCCGTACTCGTTCCTCAACACCCAGCCGTTCGCGCAGGTGCCCTACGAGAGCGACCCCGAGGCGGTCGCCACCGGCGACCTCGAGGGGACCGGCGACGTCGACACCGACCGCTGGTCGGTCTCCGGCGGCCGGATGTGCCTCAAGGGCCAGGCCGGCATCCAGACCGCGTTCGACGCCTACCGCGTCCGCAAGCCGATGAAACGCGTCGGTCCGCGTGGCTCCGGCGAGTGGCGGACCATCTCGTGGGAGCAGGCGATCGAGGAGATCGTCGAGGGCGACGACGACCTCGGCCACCCGGGGCTGCGCGACATGTGGGCCTTCGCGCCGAAGGAGGAGGTCATGCGCGACTGGGAGGCGGTCCAGAACGACGAGATGGCCAAGGCCGACTTCGACGAGAAGTGGGGCGACGTGCTCATCGACACGGACCACCCCGACCTCGGGCCGAAGGCGAACCAGATCGTCGACGTCGGCGGCTTCCGGCGCAACTTCATCCGCGCCCGCCTCTGGAAGCAGGGGCTGGGCTCGGTCAACAGCATCCACCACGCCGGCACCTGTGGCTTCTCCAGCGTGATGGGGAACGTCCGGTCGTTCGGCGGCAAGAAGAAACGCCAGTTCGCCGACATCGAGAACTGCGAGTACCTGCTCGTCTGGGGCACCAACCCGATGGTCGCGAACAAGGGCCCGACGTGGCTCGCCCCGAAACTGACCAACGCCATCCAGGACGGCATGCGGATGGACGTGGTCGACCCGCGACTCTCGAAGACCGCGGAGAAGGCGGAGACGTGGGTCCCGGTCGAACCCGGCGCGGACGGCGCCCTCGCGATGGGGATGGCCCGCTGGATACTGGAGCACGACCGCCACGACGTCGAGTACCTGCGGAACCCGTCGAAGCCGGCGGCCGCGGCCGACGACGAACCGACCTGGAGCGACGCGACCCACCTCGTCCGGGTGGACGCCGAGGCCGGCCCGAAGGCGCGAGCAGCCGACCTCGGGCTGGTCGATTCCGACGCCGAGACCGCGGACGAGTTCGTGGTCGTCGACGCCGAGACGGGCGAGCCGGTGCCCGCCAGCGAGGCCGAGGCGGGCGTCCTCGACGTCGACCTCGAAGTCGACGGCGAGCGCGTCCGGAGCGCCTGGTCGCTCTACCGCGAGCGCGTGTTCGAGCACACCGTCGAGGAGTACGCCGAGATGGCGGGCGTCGAGCCCGACACCATCGCCGAGGTGGCCGACGAGTTCACCAGTCACGGGAAGCGCGCGGCCATCATGGCCTACCGCGGCCCGGCCAAGCACAGCAACGGCTTCCACAACCAGCGCGCCATCGCCACCCTCCAGCACCTCATCGGGAACTACGACTGGAAGGGCGGCCAGATAACGCCCTACGCCGGCTACAGTACGATGAGCGGCCGGTACCAGCTCGGGGCGGTCCCCGACGGTCACAGCCCGTGGGGCATCCCCCTGCTCCGCGGCGGCGTCAACTACGAGGACACGTCGCTGTTCGAGCGCGACGACGGCTACCCGGCGAAGCGGCCGTGGTTCCCCGTCGCGCCGCCGTACGCCGCCCAGGAGGTCTACGGGAGCGCGACGGACGAGTACCCGTACCCCATCGAGGCACTGTTCATCCGGCCGTACTCCAACAACCACGTGATGGCGGCGGCCGGCGGCGACCAGATTCCGGCCGTGCTCGAGGACACGGACGCCATCCCGCTGGTGGTCGCCAGCGACACCGTCATCGGCGAGACCAGCAAGTACGCCGACTACATCCTGCCCGAGCCGACCTACCTCGAACGCTGGGAGAACTTCGGCACCTACCCGAACAAGCGCCTCGCCGACGAGAAGATCAGCCAGCCGACGGTCCGGGTCGTCCCCGACGCCCGGCCGTTCGAGGACGTGCTCGTGGACATCTGGAAGGAACTCGACCTGCCCGGCGTCGGCGAGGACGCCATCCCGGACGCCGAGGGCGACCTGTGGCCGCTCCACCAGGCCGAGGACTTCTACCTCAAGCTCGTGGCGAACATCGCGTACGACCGCGAGCCGGTGGCCGACGCGACCGACGCCGAACTGGAGACCTTCCGGACGGCCCACGAGAAGGGCCTCGGCGACTACTTCGACCTCGACCGCTGGAAGCAGGCGGTCGAACCCGACGAGTGGCGCAAGGTCGTGACGGTCCTCAACCGCGGCGGCCGGTTCGAGGCGCCCGTCGAGGACTACGGCGACGCCTTCGCCGAGCACGGGTTCGACTACGACTACGCCGACCGCTACGACGACCGCTCGAACGCCTACGACGGCGAGCACATGCGGTACAAACTCGGTGCCCGGGCCGACTTCTACAGCGAGGTCGTCCCGAAGGGCAAGCACGCCTACACCGGCGAGCGCTTCGACCCACTGCCCCGGGTCGCGGACGTGCGCCACTACGACGGCTCGGTGCAGGCCGGCGTGGTCTCCGACGAGGAGCCGGACCGCCCGCTCCGGCTCATCAACTGGAAGCCCCGGACCCAGGGGATGCACCGCACGCAGAACAGCCCGTGGCTCCGCGAGACCCGGCCGGAGAACCCCCTCTGGCTGAACCCCGCGGACGCCACGGAGCGCGACATCGAGAACGGCGACCACATCGAGATCGACGCGGGTCGGCGCACCGTCGAGGGCGTCGCGATGGTCACGAGCGGTATCCGGCCCGGCGTCGTCGGCGCGATGTGGGGCTGGGGCCGCGAGGGCGACGGCGCGGTCGCGGAGACCGTCGACGGCGAGACCCGCGAGCCGGCGGGCCGCGACGGCACGACGCCCTACCGGTTCGCCGAGCCGATGCACGAGGACGCCGGCTACGCGAAGGGTCGCGACGCCGGCTTCGCCATCAACCACCTGCAGCCCCTCGACGCGGAGCTGGGCGACATCGGCATGAGCGACCTCATCGGCGGGAGCAACGCCCAGTACGACGCATTCGTCGAGGTCCGGAAGCGAGGTGACGGCGAATGA
- the nrfD gene encoding NrfD/PsrC family molybdoenzyme membrane anchor subunit, giving the protein MATTELDYDPGFRNGRFRVAWYALLAVLLAVGAWATWRRISVGMASTNLSSIAPWGAWVAFYIYFVGLSAGAFLVSTLANVFEVEGLERIDRDALFAAIISMVVALLFVWTDLGRMDRMYHPFIWRQPTSALSWEVHAYVAYIGVLVTELYFSMRIDLARVAAHAEGWRARLCGLLTLGRRDTSEASHETDERWLKRAGLVGIPLAIFMVHGGTGVLFAVAKARPYWNSGLFPVIFVISAVVSGTALVAALYVLRAKLLTGEALDRDLMDRLGQLLGAFVLADAAFTAIDALIALNSLHPHEVETWLIVLFGEMSWSFWVFMVGFGWVVPLVVLSKRAWRRSALPLTLSGLSVVVGIVAVRFNIVVPPQILPVMEGLPHGEYFPSAVEWLTSAGMIAVGLLLYSLGAEVLPLRPLDGVGSQDASTADQPTAATDGGVSDHGGDDR; this is encoded by the coding sequence ATGGCAACGACCGAACTCGACTACGACCCCGGTTTCCGGAACGGACGGTTCCGCGTCGCGTGGTACGCCCTGCTGGCCGTCCTGCTGGCGGTCGGCGCGTGGGCCACGTGGCGCCGCATCAGCGTCGGCATGGCGAGTACGAACCTGTCGAGCATCGCGCCGTGGGGCGCGTGGGTCGCGTTCTACATCTACTTCGTCGGCCTCTCGGCGGGGGCGTTCCTCGTCAGCACGCTGGCGAACGTCTTCGAGGTGGAGGGACTGGAGAGGATCGACCGCGACGCGCTGTTCGCGGCCATCATCAGCATGGTCGTCGCGCTGCTGTTCGTCTGGACCGACCTCGGCCGGATGGACCGCATGTACCACCCCTTCATCTGGCGGCAGCCGACCTCCGCGCTCTCGTGGGAGGTCCACGCCTACGTCGCCTACATCGGCGTCCTCGTGACGGAGCTGTACTTCTCGATGCGCATCGACCTCGCCCGGGTCGCCGCGCACGCCGAGGGCTGGCGGGCGAGACTCTGTGGCCTGCTCACGCTCGGCCGGCGCGACACCTCCGAGGCGTCCCACGAGACCGACGAACGCTGGCTCAAGCGCGCCGGCCTGGTCGGCATCCCGCTGGCCATCTTCATGGTCCACGGCGGGACCGGCGTGCTGTTCGCGGTCGCGAAGGCCCGCCCCTACTGGAACAGCGGCCTGTTCCCGGTCATCTTCGTCATCTCGGCGGTGGTGTCCGGGACCGCCCTGGTCGCGGCGCTGTACGTCCTCCGGGCGAAGCTCCTCACCGGCGAGGCCCTCGACCGCGACCTGATGGACCGCCTCGGCCAGCTGCTCGGGGCGTTCGTCCTCGCCGATGCGGCCTTCACGGCCATCGACGCGCTCATCGCGCTCAACAGCCTGCACCCCCACGAGGTCGAGACCTGGCTCATCGTCCTGTTCGGCGAGATGTCGTGGTCGTTCTGGGTGTTCATGGTCGGCTTCGGCTGGGTCGTCCCGCTGGTGGTGCTGAGCAAGCGCGCCTGGCGACGCTCCGCCCTGCCACTGACGCTCTCGGGCCTGAGCGTCGTCGTCGGCATCGTCGCGGTGCGGTTCAACATCGTCGTGCCGCCACAGATACTGCCCGTCATGGAGGGGCTGCCACACGGCGAGTACTTCCCGAGTGCGGTCGAGTGGCTGACCTCGGCGGGGATGATCGCCGTCGGCCTGCTGCTGTACTCGCTCGGGGCCGAGGTGCTCCCGCTCCGGCCTCTCGACGGTGTGGGCTCGCAGGATGCATCGACCGCCGACCAGCCGACCGCCGCCACCGACGGCGGCGTCTCCGACCACGGAGGTGACGACAGATGA
- a CDS encoding 4Fe-4S dicluster domain-containing protein has product MSGADDRADSTRRPSVPDTPTLDRMVDAETADPAEELAKTDYSTDLGVAMAEDAKRVSRGELSGDAYWEKYDAAAEAEFGDDYRATPNPAIDGDGQTVSRETADRLGCSVGSMASVAESLEQPGEDGPDGDETWGMVIDLQKCVGCDSCTVACKAENRTPPGVSYNVVMEEEHGEFPNVTRTNVPRPCMQCENPPCVQVCPVSATYKMDNGVVNVDYDRCIGCRYCMIACPYGARYFDFGENYDDEVDGSGEVTSPEYGVDRGPREDGKSPVGNVRKCSMCMHRLNRGEEPACVETCVGDARNAGDLDDPESEVAELADSTRSFQLKESEGTDPNVYYLK; this is encoded by the coding sequence ATGAGTGGGGCCGACGACCGGGCCGACTCGACCCGGCGGCCCTCGGTCCCGGACACGCCGACGCTCGACCGGATGGTCGACGCGGAGACGGCCGACCCAGCGGAAGAACTCGCGAAGACCGACTACAGCACCGACCTCGGCGTGGCGATGGCCGAGGACGCGAAACGCGTCTCCCGGGGCGAGCTCTCCGGGGACGCCTACTGGGAGAAGTACGACGCGGCCGCAGAGGCCGAGTTCGGGGACGACTACCGCGCGACGCCGAACCCGGCCATCGACGGCGACGGCCAGACCGTCTCGCGCGAGACGGCCGACCGACTGGGCTGTTCGGTCGGCTCGATGGCCTCCGTCGCGGAATCGCTCGAACAGCCGGGCGAGGACGGCCCGGACGGCGACGAGACGTGGGGCATGGTCATCGACCTGCAGAAGTGCGTCGGCTGTGACTCCTGTACGGTCGCGTGCAAGGCCGAGAACCGCACGCCTCCGGGGGTCTCCTACAACGTCGTGATGGAGGAGGAACACGGCGAGTTCCCGAACGTCACCCGGACGAACGTCCCCCGCCCGTGCATGCAGTGTGAGAACCCGCCCTGCGTGCAGGTCTGTCCCGTCTCGGCGACCTACAAGATGGACAACGGGGTCGTCAACGTGGACTACGACCGCTGCATCGGCTGTCGCTACTGCATGATCGCCTGCCCGTACGGGGCGCGGTACTTCGACTTCGGCGAGAACTACGACGACGAGGTCGACGGCAGCGGCGAGGTGACGAGTCCGGAGTACGGCGTCGACCGTGGCCCCCGCGAGGACGGCAAGTCCCCGGTCGGCAACGTCCGGAAGTGCAGCATGTGCATGCACCGGCTGAACCGTGGCGAGGAACCAGCCTGCGTCGAGACGTGCGTGGGCGACGCCCGCAACGCGGGCGACCTGGACGACCCCGAGAGCGAGGTCGCCGAACTGGCCGACTCGACCCGCTCGTTCCAGCTCAAGGAGTCCGAGGGGACCGACCCCAACGTCTACTACCTCAAGTAG